Proteins found in one Subtercola endophyticus genomic segment:
- a CDS encoding Maf family protein: MRLYLASTSPARLALLRQVGIEPVVVPSFVDEEAAVVAAESVDGPLSAPELVQLLARLKAEAVLDARPGGEPIDGFILGGDSAFEFDGAIYGKPHLPEVARDRWRRQRGRSGVLHSGHWLIDRRQDAEKTVPPSESGAVAAASAVGLGAAVAVDALGAVGAVDAATVEFAADISDAEIDAYVASGEPLEVAGAFTIDGLAAPFIRSIDGAPSAVIGMSLPALRTMLGRFGLTYTDFWH, translated from the coding sequence ATGCGGCTCTATCTCGCCTCCACTTCTCCCGCCCGCCTCGCCCTGCTGCGCCAAGTCGGCATCGAACCCGTCGTCGTACCCTCGTTCGTCGACGAGGAAGCGGCTGTAGTCGCCGCAGAATCCGTCGACGGACCCCTCAGCGCCCCTGAGCTCGTTCAGCTTCTGGCCCGACTCAAGGCCGAAGCCGTACTCGACGCCCGGCCGGGAGGCGAGCCGATCGACGGCTTCATTCTGGGCGGCGACTCGGCGTTCGAATTCGACGGCGCGATCTACGGCAAGCCGCATCTGCCCGAGGTGGCACGAGACCGCTGGCGACGACAGCGCGGGCGCTCGGGCGTGCTGCACAGCGGACACTGGCTGATCGACCGGCGCCAGGATGCCGAGAAGACGGTGCCACCGAGCGAATCCGGAGCCGTCGCGGCGGCGAGCGCGGTCGGCTTGGGTGCAGCCGTCGCGGTCGACGCTCTCGGTGCAGTGGGGGCGGTCGACGCAGCCACCGTCGAGTTCGCCGCCGACATCAGCGATGCCGAGATCGACGCATATGTCGCCTCCGGCGAACCGCTCGAGGTCGCCGGAGCATTCACCATCGACGGACTCGCGGCACCGTTCATTCGGAGCATCGACGGCGCGCCGTCGGCTGTGATCGGAATGTCGCTGCCGGCCCTTCGCACCATGCTCGGCCGATTCGGCCTGACCTACACCGACTTCTGGCACTGA
- a CDS encoding ATP-binding protein: MPRITKVLIANRGEIAVRVIRAARDSGLASVAVYADQDREALHVQLADEAYALGGTSSAETYLVIDKILSIAKRSGADAVHPGYGFLAENAAFAQAVIDAGLIWIGPSPEAIELLGDKVSARHIAERVGAPLAPGTIDPVTSADEVVTFAEEFGLPVAIKAAFGGGGRGLKVARTIEEIPELFESATREAVAAFGRGECFVEKYLDQPRHVETQCLADSHGNVVVVSTRDCSLQRRHQKLVEEAPAPFLTDAQNAELYRASKAILREVSYVGAGTCEFLVAKDGTVSFLEVNTRLQVEHPVSEEVTGIDLVREQFRLAEGGILSYDDPEPRGHSFEFRINGEDAGRGFLPSPGPVHVFKAPGGPGVRIDSGVTAGDVISGSFDSLLAKLIVTGATREEALERSRRALDEFEVAGLPTVLPFHREIVRDPAFAPPAGQPFTVYTRWIETDFVNDIEPWSGSLEESAAPQSRSTVVVEVDGKRIEVVLPERLLTAGGAGANGSPSSSLGAPPRRRSTGTSGRSSTGNAVKAPMQATIVKLAVAEGDKVVKGDLILVLEAMKMEQPIQAHKDGVIGAIDATVGTTVSSGHQLLEIADHAA, translated from the coding sequence ATGCCCCGAATTACAAAAGTTCTGATTGCCAATCGTGGCGAGATCGCAGTACGAGTGATTCGGGCGGCCAGAGACTCCGGGCTCGCCTCTGTCGCCGTCTACGCCGACCAAGATCGCGAGGCCCTGCACGTTCAGCTGGCCGACGAAGCGTACGCCCTCGGCGGCACATCGAGCGCCGAGACCTACTTGGTCATCGACAAGATCCTCTCCATCGCGAAGCGCTCGGGCGCCGACGCGGTGCACCCCGGTTACGGCTTTCTCGCCGAGAACGCCGCGTTCGCTCAGGCCGTCATCGATGCCGGGCTGATCTGGATCGGCCCCTCCCCCGAGGCGATCGAGCTTCTCGGCGACAAAGTCTCTGCCCGGCACATCGCCGAGCGCGTGGGCGCACCGCTCGCTCCCGGCACCATAGATCCCGTCACGAGTGCCGACGAAGTCGTGACCTTCGCCGAGGAGTTCGGGCTGCCCGTCGCCATCAAAGCGGCTTTCGGCGGCGGCGGTCGCGGGCTCAAGGTTGCTCGCACGATCGAGGAGATTCCCGAACTCTTCGAGTCGGCGACCCGCGAAGCCGTCGCGGCGTTCGGCCGCGGCGAGTGCTTCGTCGAGAAATACCTCGACCAGCCGCGGCACGTCGAGACGCAGTGCCTCGCCGACTCTCATGGCAACGTGGTGGTCGTCTCGACCCGTGACTGCTCCTTGCAGCGCCGCCATCAGAAGCTGGTCGAAGAAGCGCCTGCACCGTTCTTGACCGACGCGCAGAACGCCGAACTGTACCGCGCCTCGAAGGCCATTCTGCGTGAGGTGTCGTACGTCGGGGCCGGAACCTGCGAGTTCTTGGTGGCGAAAGACGGCACCGTCTCGTTTCTCGAAGTGAACACGCGGCTGCAGGTCGAGCATCCGGTGTCTGAAGAGGTCACCGGCATCGACCTCGTGCGGGAGCAGTTCCGCCTCGCCGAGGGCGGCATTCTCAGTTACGACGACCCTGAGCCCCGCGGCCACTCGTTCGAGTTCCGCATCAACGGAGAAGACGCCGGCCGCGGATTTCTCCCTAGCCCCGGGCCCGTACATGTCTTCAAGGCTCCAGGCGGCCCCGGGGTACGCATCGATTCCGGCGTCACGGCCGGCGATGTCATCTCCGGCTCGTTCGACTCTCTGCTTGCAAAGCTCATCGTGACCGGCGCGACGCGTGAAGAAGCACTCGAGCGTTCGCGTCGCGCACTCGACGAGTTCGAGGTCGCCGGGTTGCCGACCGTGCTTCCGTTCCACCGCGAGATCGTTCGCGACCCGGCGTTCGCTCCTCCCGCCGGCCAGCCGTTCACGGTATACACGCGCTGGATAGAAACAGACTTCGTCAACGATATCGAGCCGTGGAGCGGGTCGCTCGAAGAATCCGCCGCACCGCAATCGCGCAGTACCGTGGTCGTCGAGGTCGACGGAAAGCGCATCGAGGTCGTGCTACCCGAACGACTCCTGACGGCCGGCGGAGCGGGTGCCAACGGCAGCCCCTCGTCGTCGCTCGGCGCTCCCCCGCGTCGACGCTCGACCGGCACCTCTGGTCGGTCTTCGACCGGTAACGCCGTCAAGGCGCCGATGCAGGCGACCATCGTCAAACTCGCTGTAGCCGAGGGCGATAAGGTCGTCAAGGGCGACCTCATTCTCGTGCTCGAAGCCATGAAGATGGAGCAGCCCATTCAGGCCCACAAAGACGGCGTCATCGGCGCCATCGACGCCACCGTCGGCACCACCGTCTCGTCGGGCCATCAGCTGCTCGAGATCGCAGACCACGCGGCCTGA
- a CDS encoding DEAD/DEAH box helicase — MSTPAFPLVDVGEISRLVGRAAFERGRVYARGREVLELNWNEQTLVLTGRVQGSAFEPYESEVILRRLGTRFIVEGAALCSCPMRSDCKHVAAVLLASNTRHLVEATPSIGVEPARQVHGSQRFDSRFQPADPARTPVRSTQPGDEFAESSLDRWNTDDSFDDTTREESGWFPPEPRLRPEAAAEALDWRSTLAALGPSNSANASGVGRASGARRTTGRTPGETTALGLQFEIREFVPRTREHWRGPLSQTAKPAASAEGGGDTGAVASGHPRRLAVRPVMKNHVGSFVKASLSWATLSHQTNRLNLDPAQAKWFAQFAALQRATRELYTGQEADWLYLDDFTSPLLWNLFDEANELGIALLGSKKSLRVRRGRHARVRLETHGGHDSALRLVPVTSLDGVDYERGATGLIGSHGVYVYELGTNPFITFTRLETPLDERVEPLFDRSSGIDVPADEVPEFFDRYFPRLQRAIDIVSADSAIPLPRISAPVLVLTARFRPKNVLQLDWEWEYGGDKRTRLPLSTDSVTNIGVSDIGVTDIDLSDIDRHDEVESQTLALVIPLIQRLIDDHSDAGIDGAINESVTEPARLVEHLVLQGFEAAVFTDKVLSELQHVAGVRVDIVGKRPAYRELSGVPELTVTTVESEKRDWFDLGIVVNMNGYRIPFAPLFKALARKQKKLLMVDKTYLALDHPVFERLRELLEEASGLDEWETGVRITRYQADLWSEFEDLAEESEQAVTWRDAVSVLSGSTAPDTLPVPAQLQATLRPYQHDGFEWLAFLFHHRLGGVLADDMGLGKTLQTLALIAHTRAAPTQPDLAHHGSAQPPADRVEGARPAAPFLVVAPTSVVSNWVNEAARFTPDLVVRSVTATQAKSASTLAELAEGADVLVTSYALFRLDAPAYRALSWSALVLDEAQFVKNHTSKLHRCAKDLDAPVKFAITGTPIENNLMELWALFDIVAPGLFPSSRKFTEDYVRPLGHGFDSEILTKLRRRIRPFLLRRTKELVAPELPAKQEQVLSIGLAPSHRSLYDTYFQRERQKLLGLIDDLDRNRLIVFRSLTLLRLLSLDASLIDEKYAAVPSAKLDALLEHLDDVAAEGHRALVFSQFTSFLKRAAERLDAQGIEYEYLDGSTRRRSEVIDRFKTGRAPVFLISLKAGGFGLNLTEADYVFLLDPWWNPASETQAIDRTHRIGQKQSVNVYRLVSADTIEEKVMALKEQKAQLFDAVLDDDATFSSALTADDIRGLFDT, encoded by the coding sequence ATGTCGACACCAGCCTTTCCGCTCGTCGACGTCGGCGAGATCTCGCGGCTGGTCGGGCGCGCCGCGTTCGAACGGGGTCGCGTCTACGCCCGCGGGCGCGAGGTGCTCGAGCTGAACTGGAACGAGCAGACGCTCGTGCTCACCGGCCGCGTTCAAGGCAGCGCGTTCGAGCCGTACGAGAGCGAAGTCATTCTGCGACGCCTCGGAACGCGCTTCATCGTCGAAGGCGCGGCACTCTGCAGTTGCCCGATGCGTTCTGATTGCAAGCACGTCGCCGCCGTGCTCTTGGCCAGCAATACCCGTCACCTCGTCGAAGCGACACCCTCGATCGGCGTCGAACCGGCCCGGCAGGTTCACGGCAGCCAACGGTTCGACTCGCGCTTTCAGCCGGCCGACCCGGCCCGTACTCCTGTGCGCAGCACGCAACCGGGAGACGAATTCGCCGAGTCTTCCCTCGACCGGTGGAACACCGACGACTCGTTCGACGACACGACGCGCGAGGAGTCGGGCTGGTTTCCGCCAGAGCCACGACTGCGGCCCGAAGCCGCCGCCGAAGCGCTCGACTGGCGGTCGACGCTCGCCGCGCTCGGGCCGTCGAACAGCGCCAATGCGAGCGGGGTCGGCCGGGCATCCGGAGCTCGCCGAACGACGGGCCGCACTCCAGGAGAAACGACGGCACTCGGTCTGCAGTTCGAGATTCGGGAGTTCGTGCCCCGAACGCGTGAGCATTGGCGTGGGCCCCTGTCGCAGACGGCCAAACCGGCCGCGAGCGCAGAGGGCGGCGGCGACACCGGCGCGGTGGCGAGCGGTCATCCTCGCCGACTGGCTGTGCGCCCCGTCATGAAGAACCACGTCGGCAGCTTCGTCAAGGCGAGCCTCAGCTGGGCCACGCTGAGCCACCAGACCAATCGCCTGAACCTCGACCCCGCTCAAGCGAAGTGGTTCGCGCAGTTCGCGGCCCTGCAACGAGCCACCCGTGAGTTGTACACCGGCCAGGAGGCCGACTGGCTCTATCTCGACGACTTCACGAGCCCGCTGTTGTGGAACCTGTTCGACGAAGCAAACGAGTTGGGTATCGCTCTGCTGGGGTCGAAGAAGAGCCTGCGAGTGCGGCGGGGGCGGCACGCACGGGTACGCCTCGAAACGCACGGTGGCCACGACAGTGCGCTGCGGCTCGTGCCCGTGACGTCGCTCGACGGAGTCGACTACGAGCGCGGAGCAACCGGGTTGATCGGCTCGCACGGGGTGTATGTCTACGAACTGGGCACAAACCCGTTCATCACGTTCACGCGACTCGAAACTCCCCTCGACGAGCGGGTCGAGCCGCTTTTCGATCGCTCCAGCGGCATCGATGTTCCGGCAGACGAGGTACCGGAGTTCTTCGACCGCTACTTTCCGCGGCTGCAGCGAGCCATCGACATCGTGTCGGCCGACAGCGCCATACCGCTGCCGCGCATCTCTGCGCCGGTTCTTGTGCTCACGGCGCGTTTTCGCCCGAAGAACGTGCTTCAGCTCGACTGGGAGTGGGAGTACGGCGGAGACAAGCGCACCCGCCTTCCTCTGTCGACCGATTCTGTGACAAACATCGGTGTGAGCGACATTGGTGTGACCGACATCGATCTGAGCGACATCGACCGGCACGACGAAGTCGAGAGCCAGACTCTCGCGCTGGTCATTCCCCTCATACAGCGGCTGATCGACGACCACAGCGATGCGGGAATCGACGGCGCGATCAACGAGTCGGTCACCGAACCGGCCCGATTGGTCGAGCATCTGGTGCTGCAAGGCTTCGAAGCCGCCGTTTTCACCGACAAGGTGCTGAGCGAGCTGCAGCATGTCGCCGGCGTGCGGGTCGACATCGTCGGTAAGCGGCCGGCGTATCGCGAGCTCAGCGGCGTGCCCGAACTCACTGTGACCACGGTCGAAAGCGAGAAGCGCGACTGGTTCGACCTCGGCATCGTCGTGAACATGAACGGCTACCGCATACCTTTCGCTCCGCTGTTCAAGGCCCTCGCTCGCAAGCAGAAGAAACTGCTGATGGTCGACAAGACCTACCTCGCGCTCGACCATCCGGTTTTCGAGCGTCTGCGTGAGCTGCTCGAAGAGGCCTCGGGCCTCGACGAGTGGGAGACCGGTGTTCGCATCACCAGGTACCAGGCCGATCTGTGGAGCGAGTTCGAAGACCTGGCAGAAGAGTCCGAGCAGGCCGTGACGTGGCGAGACGCCGTCTCTGTCTTGAGCGGATCGACAGCCCCCGACACCCTGCCGGTGCCAGCGCAACTGCAGGCGACGCTGCGGCCGTATCAGCATGACGGATTCGAATGGCTCGCCTTTCTCTTTCATCATCGGCTCGGCGGAGTGCTCGCCGACGACATGGGGCTCGGTAAGACGCTGCAGACCCTCGCGCTGATCGCCCATACCCGAGCCGCCCCGACGCAGCCCGATCTGGCCCATCACGGCTCGGCGCAGCCACCGGCAGACCGCGTCGAGGGCGCGAGACCGGCGGCCCCGTTTCTCGTGGTGGCGCCGACCTCGGTGGTTTCGAACTGGGTCAATGAGGCCGCCCGGTTCACCCCCGATCTTGTTGTGCGGTCGGTGACCGCCACCCAGGCGAAGAGCGCATCTACTCTCGCCGAGCTGGCAGAGGGCGCCGATGTGCTCGTGACGAGTTACGCACTGTTCCGGCTCGACGCGCCGGCCTACCGCGCTCTGAGCTGGTCTGCGCTGGTGCTCGACGAGGCTCAGTTCGTGAAGAACCATACGTCGAAGTTGCACCGCTGCGCGAAAGACCTCGATGCGCCGGTGAAGTTCGCGATCACGGGCACCCCCATCGAGAACAATCTGATGGAGCTGTGGGCGCTGTTCGACATCGTTGCACCGGGCCTGTTTCCGTCGTCTCGAAAGTTCACCGAAGACTATGTCAGGCCTCTCGGTCACGGCTTCGACTCTGAGATTCTCACCAAGCTGCGCCGCCGAATCCGCCCCTTTCTGCTGCGCAGAACCAAAGAACTCGTGGCACCAGAGCTTCCGGCGAAGCAAGAACAGGTGCTCAGCATCGGCCTCGCGCCATCGCACCGCAGCCTCTACGACACCTATTTTCAGCGTGAGCGGCAGAAGCTGCTCGGCCTGATCGACGACCTCGATAGGAATCGGCTCATCGTGTTCCGTTCGCTGACGCTCCTGCGCCTGTTGAGCCTCGACGCCTCGCTGATCGACGAGAAGTACGCTGCGGTGCCCTCGGCAAAACTGGATGCCCTGCTCGAGCACCTCGACGACGTCGCCGCCGAAGGGCACCGTGCCCTTGTATTCAGCCAATTCACTTCCTTTCTGAAACGTGCTGCCGAGCGGCTCGATGCCCAGGGCATCGAGTACGAATACCTCGATGGCTCCACCAGGCGACGCTCCGAGGTCATCGACCGGTTCAAGACCGGCCGCGCGCCCGTGTTCTTGATCAGCCTGAAAGCCGGTGGGTTCGGGCTGAACCTCACCGAGGCCGACTATGTGTTTCTGCTCGACCCTTGGTGGAACCCGGCGTCGGAGACTCAGGCCATCGACCGCACGCATCGCATCGGCCAGAAGCAGAGCGTCAACGTCTACCGCCTCGTCTCGGCCGACACCATCGAAGAGAAGGTGATGGCTTTGAAGGAGCAGAAGGCTCAGCTGTTCGACGCGGTTCTCGACGACGATGCGACGTTCAGCTCGGCGCTCACGGCCGATGACATCCGCGGGCTGTTCGACACCTGA
- a CDS encoding Vgb family protein produces the protein MKLVVAGLVAVLLVLGAGALGATAAPVVNDWFGALPAAARPSAILSAPDGSIFTADSGTDSVSKILPDGTIDGLFDGTLPPGSLPQGLAQDARGALYVTSTTLSTVYKLDSATGLVDAAFAANLGTALDGRHPVAVTVSSIGDIFVATATDDSVSRLSPTGALIDTYPLAHGAEPVALHFADDGQLYTANDGDGTVSRITFDLAGRGTVVASWAELPAGFYPIDLAFDHHGFLYVLSPSRETVSKVDLALPPGANVVENRAHPSEHPAAITSDALGNIYTSDLGTNAVSMLSADGMVVGEVASLSGTPFGESITASDSGAVYIANSDTSSIARVDMSPRIDSFPPELVAAVGQPFDMTFSASGVDPEVFHATGGRPPGITMTASGELSGIPASSGTYEFDLVVTNAAGQSSAQHVVMVVAPRPGSTGCWFSTEACGL, from the coding sequence GTGAAGCTCGTGGTTGCGGGCCTCGTCGCTGTTCTGCTTGTTCTCGGGGCCGGGGCGCTCGGCGCTACGGCAGCCCCTGTGGTGAACGATTGGTTCGGCGCATTGCCCGCGGCAGCTCGACCCAGCGCTATTCTCAGTGCCCCAGACGGTAGCATTTTCACGGCCGACAGCGGTACGGATTCGGTCTCGAAGATTCTGCCTGACGGAACAATCGACGGTCTCTTCGACGGCACGCTGCCTCCCGGTTCGCTTCCGCAGGGCCTGGCTCAGGATGCCCGGGGTGCCCTTTACGTCACGAGCACCACTCTCAGCACGGTGTACAAGCTCGACTCGGCAACCGGGCTCGTCGACGCCGCGTTCGCGGCGAACCTCGGCACGGCGCTTGATGGTCGGCACCCCGTCGCCGTCACGGTGAGCTCTATCGGAGACATCTTCGTGGCAACCGCAACCGACGACAGCGTGAGCCGCCTCTCGCCGACGGGGGCCCTCATCGACACATACCCCCTGGCGCACGGGGCCGAGCCGGTTGCGCTGCACTTCGCCGACGACGGTCAGCTCTATACGGCCAATGACGGCGACGGCACCGTCTCGCGAATCACGTTCGATCTGGCCGGTCGAGGCACCGTCGTCGCGTCGTGGGCCGAGCTGCCGGCCGGTTTCTATCCGATCGACTTGGCGTTCGATCATCACGGATTTCTTTACGTTCTCAGCCCCTCCCGCGAAACCGTCTCGAAAGTCGATCTCGCGCTGCCGCCCGGCGCCAACGTCGTCGAGAATCGGGCTCATCCGAGCGAGCATCCGGCTGCGATCACGAGTGATGCGCTCGGCAACATCTACACGAGCGATCTCGGCACGAATGCGGTGTCGATGCTCTCGGCCGACGGAATGGTCGTCGGAGAAGTCGCCAGCCTGAGCGGTACGCCTTTCGGCGAATCCATCACTGCATCCGACAGCGGAGCGGTGTACATCGCCAACAGTGACACGAGTTCGATCGCCCGCGTCGACATGTCACCTCGCATAGATTCCTTCCCGCCTGAGCTCGTAGCAGCGGTCGGGCAGCCCTTCGACATGACGTTCAGTGCGTCTGGCGTCGATCCCGAGGTGTTCCACGCCACTGGTGGGAGGCCACCGGGCATCACGATGACGGCGAGCGGCGAGTTGTCGGGTATTCCGGCCTCGTCGGGCACCTACGAATTCGATCTCGTCGTCACCAACGCGGCAGGTCAATCGAGCGCCCAACACGTTGTGATGGTGGTGGCCCCGCGTCCCGGCAGCACCGGGTGCTGGTTCTCCACGGAGGCGTGCGGCTTGTAG
- a CDS encoding transposase, whose product MTNKQEFSIPKPAASLHTEADAYLLLENLRWGGEPESCPKCGAHGRCYYLNPANDSSRKTRTGSVSERRVWKCRHCKKQFSVLTDTIFHGRKITIRTWLLVLFEMCSSKNSVAAREIARKYEITNESARHMVHRIREAMKREPVASLFEGSVVADKTFIGGNPANRHRNDPRELPRKSGTTDKPPVFALVHFETREVRSMVVNDVTG is encoded by the coding sequence ATGACCAACAAGCAAGAGTTCAGCATCCCGAAGCCGGCCGCGTCTCTCCACACCGAGGCCGACGCATACCTCCTGCTTGAGAATCTGCGCTGGGGAGGCGAGCCGGAATCGTGCCCGAAGTGCGGCGCTCACGGTCGCTGTTACTACCTGAACCCGGCGAACGATTCGAGCCGCAAAACCCGTACAGGTTCCGTTTCGGAGCGCCGCGTGTGGAAATGCAGACATTGCAAGAAACAGTTCTCGGTTCTTACGGACACGATTTTTCATGGCAGGAAAATCACCATCCGGACATGGCTGCTTGTCCTCTTCGAAATGTGCTCATCCAAGAACTCGGTTGCCGCACGCGAGATCGCCCGAAAGTATGAGATCACGAACGAGAGCGCGCGGCACATGGTGCACCGCATCCGTGAGGCGATGAAGCGGGAGCCAGTCGCGTCGCTGTTCGAGGGCAGCGTTGTGGCCGACAAAACGTTTATCGGCGGCAACCCGGCGAACCGTCACCGCAACGATCCGCGCGAACTGCCACGCAAGTCCGGCACCACGGACAAGCCGCCGGTATTTGCTCTGGTGCACTTCGAAACCCGTGAAGTTCGCTCAATGGTCGTCAACGACGTCACCGGCTAA
- a CDS encoding transposase, with product MAETYLQTDSAKAYLTTAPHVASHVFVNHAAGIWKLKGGASTNLLERFFSQLKRSLDGTHPSVSTEHLKRYLAQFDWLYSSSKSTDSERMKMLLGQVQGRRLTYKPMVAGAGGLLILINLT from the coding sequence TTGGCGGAGACATACCTGCAGACCGACAGCGCTAAGGCGTACCTGACGACCGCGCCGCACGTCGCCAGTCACGTGTTCGTCAACCACGCCGCCGGTATCTGGAAGCTCAAGGGTGGCGCTTCCACCAACTTGCTGGAACGGTTCTTCTCGCAACTCAAGCGTTCGCTCGACGGTACACACCCCAGCGTCTCCACGGAGCACCTTAAGCGTTATCTGGCACAGTTCGACTGGCTCTACTCGAGCAGCAAGAGCACTGATTCTGAGCGGATGAAGATGCTCCTCGGCCAAGTGCAAGGTCGGCGGCTGACGTACAAGCCAATGGTAGCCGGAGCCGGAGGGCTGTTAATTCTTATAAATCTGACGTAA
- a CDS encoding NAD(P)H-quinone dehydrogenase — MAYEFERKQRITILGGGPGGYEAAIAGAQLGADVTLVERVGVGGAAVLTDVVPSKTLIATAEAANAIGEAADLGVQFFSRTESGRPVRPDVAVNIAAVNKRLLGLARQQSEDMKSTLIRSGVRIVQGEGRLDGRDAVIVSTGQGPNGVDFDRIEGDTIVVSVGASPRLLTSAMPDGERIFTWTQLYSLEAIPEHLIVVGSGVTGAEFASAYTALGSKVTLISSRDQVLPGEDADAAAVIENVFRRNGMTVLSKSRADSVVRTENGVIATLSDGRIVEGTHCLMAVGAIPNTAGIGLEEAGVQLTESGHIRVNRVARTSVPSIYAAGDCTTFLPLASVASMQGRTAVFHAMGDAVNPTEIRNVASNIFTQPEIATVGWTQRQIEEGIAQGDIYKLPLSENPRAKMMGVKDGFVKLFARTGSGTVIGGVVVAPKASELIFSIALAVEHRLTVDQLSRAFSVYPSLTGSITDAARAMHIVL, encoded by the coding sequence GGTGGGGCGGCCGTACTGACCGACGTCGTTCCGTCGAAGACGCTCATCGCCACGGCCGAGGCGGCGAACGCCATCGGCGAGGCCGCCGATCTCGGGGTGCAGTTCTTCAGTCGCACCGAATCCGGCCGCCCGGTTCGGCCCGACGTGGCGGTCAACATCGCCGCCGTCAATAAGAGGCTGCTCGGTCTTGCACGTCAGCAGTCCGAAGACATGAAATCCACGCTCATCCGTTCGGGCGTTCGAATCGTGCAGGGCGAGGGGCGACTGGATGGTCGTGACGCCGTCATCGTCTCAACAGGCCAGGGCCCGAACGGTGTCGATTTCGACCGAATCGAAGGCGACACTATCGTCGTCTCGGTCGGGGCCAGCCCGCGGCTTCTCACGAGCGCCATGCCAGACGGTGAGCGTATCTTCACGTGGACCCAGCTGTACTCACTCGAGGCGATCCCTGAGCATCTCATCGTCGTCGGCTCCGGTGTCACCGGTGCCGAGTTCGCCTCCGCATATACCGCCCTCGGCTCGAAGGTCACCCTCATCTCGAGCCGAGATCAGGTTCTTCCGGGAGAAGATGCTGACGCCGCTGCGGTCATCGAGAACGTCTTTCGGCGCAACGGCATGACGGTTCTGTCGAAATCGCGCGCGGATTCGGTCGTGCGCACCGAGAACGGCGTGATCGCAACGCTCTCCGACGGGCGCATCGTCGAGGGAACGCACTGTCTCATGGCCGTCGGCGCCATCCCGAACACCGCAGGCATCGGGCTCGAAGAGGCCGGCGTTCAGCTCACCGAATCCGGTCACATTCGCGTCAACCGGGTCGCTCGAACGAGCGTACCGAGCATTTATGCCGCGGGCGACTGCACCACCTTTCTTCCACTCGCCTCCGTCGCGTCGATGCAGGGCCGTACCGCCGTCTTCCACGCGATGGGAGACGCGGTGAACCCCACCGAGATTCGCAACGTGGCGTCGAACATCTTCACTCAGCCCGAGATCGCAACCGTCGGCTGGACCCAACGCCAGATCGAAGAGGGCATCGCACAGGGCGATATCTACAAGCTGCCGCTCTCAGAGAATCCGCGCGCAAAGATGATGGGCGTCAAAGACGGCTTCGTCAAACTGTTCGCCCGCACGGGGTCTGGCACCGTCATCGGTGGGGTCGTCGTGGCGCCGAAAGCGTCTGAGCTCATCTTCTCTATCGCGCTGGCCGTCGAGCATCGCCTCACCGTCGATCAGCTCTCTCGTGCCTTCTCGGTGTATCCCTCGCTCACTGGGTCGATCACCGACGCGGCGCGGGCCATGCACATCGTTCTCTGA